The DNA segment caaacattttcatattattgatcggctttttatttatttatttatggctgagttgggtctgtTGCttgcgcgggctttccctagttgcagtgagcaggggccactcttcattgtggtgcgcgggcttctcatcgcggtggcttctcttgttgcggagcacgggctctaggcgcatgggcttcagtagctgtggcacgtgggctcagtagttgtggctcgtgggctctagagagcaggctcagtagttgtggcacatgggcgtagttgctccgcgcggcctgtgggatcttcctggcccagggctcgaacccgggtcccctgcattggcaggcggattcttaaccactgcgcccatGGAAGTCCCCGATCAACTTTTTATAAATTCTAACTCTTATTATCCTGGATAACAATGCATCCTAGGTGAGCATCTTTCCTATTTTGGATATTTCTGGAGTTGTCACCACCTGTAGTCTGCGGCTGTGACTGCAGGGGTTGGCATTTGGCTAGTTAGGAGTCACTGCATATgttaaaatagctttaaaagaTTTCCACCTTCAGCCCCTGAAGGATCTATTGTTCTCTGTGATTggttctttcattttgtacataaGTGACATTAGTGTATGAAATTTGCACATTTGCCACAGTCTTCTTACCCAGAGTCAACTTGCAGAGTTTGCCAAATGAGCGTCACAGGATCAGGTGAACCCAACTCTACAACGCCTCTTGGTGGCACTGGAGCACCCTTTCCTAAGGAAAAAGCCAGCATTTCACCCGCTTCTTGGCACCACAGTCAGAGCTAGGAAGGGCTTCTGGGAAACAGGGCAGGATATGGGAAAAGCCAACTGATCCCTTTCCTTTAGTCTATTGTGACCTGGCCTCCACAGCTGAACTTCTTCTGGGACTTTTTGACTCATAGCTTAGAAAGAATTAGGGGAAAACACTTGCCAAATTGAGCAGAACAGCTGCTTCCTGATTAACTATTTTTTGAGTGGAACATCCAATTTCATCTTCATAACATGCTTGGATATAAGGAATGAAATGCCACTGTGAAAACAATTCTttcattgtaaaaaaattttaaaaccctaATATTCAAAGAAGATAGGGTCTTGggttttttaattctattttattaaagaCTATTAACAGAAGAATATTTACTTTTCCTCAGAAGTTAATAACTATTAATTTAATTACTAGCAGCTCTCTCAGTCTACAAGAAAGTTATGCAATAATGAACATAGCACTtagcatgtgccaggcactgtcctaagtgctttTACATATTTAGTCATTTACTTCTtccaacaactctatgaggtaggtcctattatatccattttacagatgaggaaactgaggcacagggaggttaagtaacgtGCCCAAATTATATAGTTGGTATATGGCAAAGTCATGTTTTGAACCCAGAGAGTAGGGTCCTGAAtctgtgttcttaaccactatgccacacCCAGACAATTACtaaaaaccaggaagaaaaattCTTGCCTTTTCAATAAGCAACAGTACACTAATCTCTTAGTATACTAAAGTGAAGTTTTTACCTAATTCTCCAATGTGAAATgtggggaattaaaaaaatacatagagccAGCAAACTCCTTGACTTTTATGAATGATTCCAAACGAAGAAACTGCTTTATGGGTTGAATTCATGAACTATTCTCTCTTACGGAAACTAGCTGGTGGCCTGTATTTCCAATATCTCTTCCCTACCATGAAAGACATAGCAATGGAGCTgtgtgaagacttttttttttagagaaagttAATTAGGTCATAGGTGAAACCTATCCCTGGAGTTAGCTGAGAAAGAATTGGGAGAAATCTGAGAAGAGCCCAGTGGGACTTGGTTTCCACGATTCTCATATTTAACCATGAAATTAAAATTAGGAGCAGGGCTAGATGTCATGGTCATAAGCAGATTAGTCAGTGAGTTCCAAAGAGTTCACATACTCTTCTTTTTACTCCTTTTAAAAGTTCACTGTCTGAAGGACGCGAGAATAATGACCACTGAATAAACTCTCTCTTTTATTAAATAAGTAGAAAGAGTTAATAGTTGACTCAAAAGAAAGACAGGAAACATGGTAAGTGCGGGTAAGGGCATTACAAAGCTTGCAAATGAAACCAGATCTCCAAAACATGATGATTTTGCTAAACTATTATAAATAACTCAGGAGAGAAAGCAACATACCCCATGTGAATTATTTTTCACTCCCCGCCATTCAGAGTTCCATCCAGTTGTTGAAGCCTCAAGCAggtagaaaaatttttaaaagagtaattgAAAACGCAGACTAAGATTTAAATGGTCAACACACAAATGCATAAACGGGATGTTTATAATGTAATGTATATTAAACTAACGTGaccagaattattttattttaaattactacaTTGCCATGCATGAAAAGAATGGGCCACAGTAAAACAAAAGTAATTATTTCTAAGACcgttttttaatatttctagttCCGTATGCATTTTCAGCATTTGACACCTGTTCTTTACCATTGTAACCAACACAGAGTTgttcaaaataaagttttgaCCCAAACTGGACTATGGAGATGCAGATCAGAGTGAGATAAACTCATAACAAGCAAACCAACACCAACAACCAGTAAAAATGTCTCATGGATGTTTATACACCATATTTACAAAAGTAAAGTTAAACCAACTGGTCATTATGTACATGCATTAGTAAATATTGGTagtttacatttacatatatgtgCATTGGTAATAATCAAGTACGAAgataacttttaaattatttttatttatgaaaaatatatataatgtgacAAACATACTTCAATTTGAGTGCCTGTTCAATACTCAGTGCTTAaaaatctttggaaaaaaaaaatcccaaattacATTCTGATGGAAGATATTAAAAGTAAGAGGTAAGGAAATAATAGTAAGtgttaaatgtaattttaataagTAGAGGAGGTGAGCAGAAAGAAGATATACATCCAGGCGGGAATCACATAGCGTAAACCAGATGAAGAATCAGAAATGGCAGATGTGCAGTTTTTCCCAAGATCGGTTCACTCAAAAATGAACACAACAGAGGTACTTTCAGGATAGGGTAAATGAAGCCTTGATAAGGAGTTCATACTGTGAGCCGATGCAGGACTGACTTCCTCCTAGAGGTCCATGTACAAACATGCCTTGGACATCTACCGTAGAGTACGTTGCCACGTCAGTTCCTTATTTGGCTTCCTTTAAGAGGCAAGGGTGCTATGTGCCATACAATGACCTCACAAAACTTCAGTAGGCATCTGTCCTTACAGATGAAACAGCAGGTGGGATCAACTCTCTTTCCAAGTACGAGCTGGACTGGAATTCTGGGACCgagttttttccttctctaaagACTGAGGTCCCTAGGGATTAGGGCAACTCACCCCAGTGCAGACAGCCTCAAAATCTTTCCCAGTGTGCTTCCCCTCCCATTCCTGCCGGGGATGGGGTGTGGCGGCCTGGGCCTTCTGCTAGTTGAGGCAggggcagcagaagcagcagacGGTCCGGCAGGGGTTCTTCTTCTTGTACTGCACGGCCTTGCTCACCTGCACCTTGGCCTGGCCGGTGTAGTCGAGGGTCTTCTGCACGTTGAACTCGATGACGTCCAGGGTGTCAGCCTGCTGCTCCACCAGCATGGCCATCTGCAGGAAGAGGTCGTGCAGGTCGCGGATGCGGCTCTCCAGCCGCAGCATCTCGCGGTGGCGGCTCTCGATCTCGTTGAGGGCCGCCCGCGCGCCCTTCACGTCAGCCAGCAGGTTCTCTGAGAACACGTCCCACTTGCCTTGTTCGAACATGTCCTCGATCTGGTCGCCCGACACGTCCTTGCCCATGATCTCCAGCTGGCGCTGGATGCGGATCTTGCAGTTTTCGCGCTGCTTCATCTCGGCCTGGTTGTACTCGAGCATGGCGGCCTGGAACGGGAGGGTGAGAGCGCTGTACTGTGCGCGCGCGATGCGCGCCACGGCCGAGTGCGCGCCGTGCTGGGCCTCGGCGACCTCGCTCAGCGCCTTCATGGCGCTCAGCTTGCGGTGGATGCTCTCGCCCCGGGCCTTGATGTCCTTGGCAATCGAGTTGGTGTCCCGCTTGATGCTGCTGAGGCGCCTCATGGACGTGAGGAAGCGGGTGTTCTGCTTTCCCAGCCGCTTCACGTCGTAAGTTAGCTGCTGGTTTTCATCCTGAAGGTCCTGGATGTCTCGGTACAAGGATTCCAGGATGTGGTCCGTCTCGAACACGATATCCTCGGGGGGCGAGTCAAATTCATTGTCCTTGTCTGGGAACTGCTGTTCATACCGCTTGGTTAACTCCACAAGTTCTACTAGCCGGTCCTTCATTATGCCTGTAAATAGAGATACTGAGGTTAAATTCCTCAGAACTTAATTGAGAGTCAGATATTTGCATTGAGGGAATTAAAGATTGAAATAAAGAAACCTTCTGCTCACTGCTCAGCACTCCCAATTC comes from the Pseudorca crassidens isolate mPseCra1 chromosome 13, mPseCra1.hap1, whole genome shotgun sequence genome and includes:
- the STX11 gene encoding syntaxin-11; protein product: MKDRLVELVELTKRYEQQFPDKDNEFDSPPEDIVFETDHILESLYRDIQDLQDENQQLTYDVKRLGKQNTRFLTSMRRLSSIKRDTNSIAKDIKARGESIHRKLSAMKALSEVAEAQHGAHSAVARIARAQYSALTLPFQAAMLEYNQAEMKQRENCKIRIQRQLEIMGKDVSGDQIEDMFEQGKWDVFSENLLADVKGARAALNEIESRHREMLRLESRIRDLHDLFLQMAMLVEQQADTLDVIEFNVQKTLDYTGQAKVQVSKAVQYKKKNPCRTVCCFCCPCLN